The Chryseolinea soli nucleotide sequence ACGTTCTCGCTGGTCTGATCCGTCGGCACGCCATAATAAGGCATGATGGCCGCTGTCTTTGCCGCGAAGGCTGCTTCAAACGGAATGAGGTGATAATTGAAATTATTACCTGGGTAAACTTGTCCTTTTTGGAATTCGAAATGAGGGTCAAGTCCTTCTTTCTGCGGACCTCCTCCCGAAAAATGTTTCGTCATACAAGCCACGCCATTCTTGTCGAGGGTGGCTCCCTGGAAACCGAGCACATAGGCCTTGATCATTTTGGCCGACAGGTTGGCGTCTTCGCCAAAGGTTCCGCTCACGCGAGGCCAACGCGGCTCCGTGGCCAGGTCGGCCATGGGGTGCAAAGCTTCACGGATGCCCACCGCCAAATATTCCTGGCGGGCAATGTCAGCAAACTTGCGGGTGAGCGCTTCATCGCCAATGGCCGCAAAGCCAAGCTGCTCCGGCCACTGCGAAAACGTCTCCGCCGACATCGCAAAAATGTTGTTGCTAAAATAATGACGCGGGTCCGATGCCAACGTGATGGGAATTCCCAACCGGCTTTCCTCCGCCATTTTCTGAATGTTGTTATACCACGTGGCCAACGCCTTCGTGCCTGGCGCTGCCCAGATGTTGAGGTGGTTCATTTTCTTATCGCGGATCAGCGCAGGCGCGGTGGGTGCAAAGGCAAACATGCCCGTGCCCGGCCGTTCTTCGAGACTGCCATCGTCGTTGAGGCGCACGCCGTTGATGAACATCATGCCGGCCTTCTCCTCCAGGGTCATCTGCGACAAAAGATCATTGACCCGTGCCGCCACCGGCTTCGATGCGTCTTCATACACGTCCATCTTACCGTTTTTATTGAGGTCGCGGTAGGCCGGGCGGGTGGCAAAGGACAGGCCCAGGACGGCTGCCAGCGGGATGGCCAGCAGGGCATATCGGAAAGAAATCTTCATTTTTATTGTGTTTGTGGTACACAATGATACAAATTTTCAATGTGTCTGAAGTACGCATTGAAAAATTTTTTATGCACCCCGCGGTTTCTCTATATTAGCGGAATGGGAAAAAAACCAGCGCAGAAGCTTAGTCGGCGCGAATTCTTTGAGAAAGGGCATCTGTATTACCTCACACACCTTTCCATCGACAATGTGATCTTCGGCTTTCACGACAACCAGCTCAAGGTTTTGTTGCTGGAGTGGAAGGATACGCGCCGCTGGTGCCTGCCCGGCGGATTCATTCTCAAGGGCGAGCACATCGAGGAAGCAGCGATCCGGGTGCTTCACCAGCGGACCGGGCTCAACAACATTTACTTGCAGCAGTTCTACGCCTTTGGCGATCCCAACCGCGAACGATCCAAGCATGGCATCGAGCCTCCCCTGGAGGTCAAGAACAAATCATGGCTCACCGAACGCTTCGTCTCGATCGGTTATTGGGCCCTGGTGGAATTTTCCAAAGTGGTTCCCAAGCCCGACGAGTTTTCGGAAACCTGTCAGTGGTGGGACATCGATAAAGTGCCAACGCTCATCCTGGATCATAACAACATCCTGGAGAAAGCCCTGGATTCTTTGCGCCGGAATCTCAACGACTACCCCGTGGGAAGGGACTTGTTGCCTCCAAAATTCACCATGCCGGAGCTGCAGCGGATGTATGAAACCATCCTTGACAAACAACTCGACCGTCGTAATTTCCAAAAGAAAATGCTCGCCCTCGATATCCTGGAACGCCTCAACGAACGCAAACAAGGCGGCGCCCACAAAGCGCCGTTCCTCTATCGCTTTGATCAACGCAAATATGAGAAGGCGATGAAGCAGGGATTGAGAATTGGTCTTCAATAAAAAAACCCTGACCGGTTCGATCAGGGTTTCTTCTTTATTTTTTTGACTTCGTTTTTTAACGATCTACGAGCGTCTTACAAAGTTCTCTTCACTTCGCGTTGTTCGTAGCTTTCGATCACGTCGCCCACTTGCATGTCGTTGAATCCGTCGATGCCGATACCGCAGTCGAAGCCTGTCTTCACTTCGCTTGCATCGTCTTTGTGACGTTTCAATGAACCCAGCTTGCCGGCATACACCACGATACCATCGCGGATGAGGCGGATCGGGTTGCTGCGTTTGATAGAGCCATCGGTCACCATACAGCCGGCGATCGTTCCGATCTTGGAGATCTTGAACACTTCGCGCACTTCGGCATTGCCCACGATCACTTCCTCGGTTTCCGGTGCCAACATACCCTCCATAGCGGCCTTCACATCGTTGATGGCGTCATAGATGATGGAGTACAGACGGATTTCGATCTCTTCGTTGTCTGCTACACGGCGCGCTGCTGCGGAAGGCCGCACCTGGAAGCCCAGGATAATGGCATCCGATGCCGATGCCAACAATACATCCGATTCTGAGATCTGGCCCACACCTTTGTGGATGATGGACACTTGTATTTCTTGCGTCGAAAGTTTCAACAGGGAATCGGTAAGGGCTTCCACCGATCCGTCCACGTCACCTTTCACGATCACATTCAACTGTTTGAAGTTACCGATCGCCAAACGACGGCCGATCTCATCCAGTGTAATGTGTTTCTTCGTGCGGATGCTTTGCTCACGCATGATCTGTCCGCGTTTCGTGGCCACTTCGCGTGCCTCACGATCCGTTTCCATGACCATCACTTTTTCACCGGCTTGAGGCGCTCCGTCAAGACCCAGGACCACCACGGGTGTGGAAGGTCCAGCTTCAGCTACTTTCTTTCCGGTGTCGTCGAACATGGCTTTCACGCGTCCGTAGTTTGCGCCGGCCAGCAAGATGTCGCCTACCCGCAAGGTTCCGGTTTGCACCATAATCGTGGCCACGTAGCCACGGCCTTTATCCAACGATGCTTCAATGACCGAACCGGTGGCCCGGCGATTGGGATTTGCTTTCAGGTTCAACAATTCCGCTTCGAGCAATACCTTTTCCAGCAGGGAGTCGATACCCTTTCCGGTTTTCGCAGAGATCTCGGAGCTTTGATATTTACCACCCCACTCTTCCACAAGAATATTGATCTTGGAAAGACCTTCGCGAATGCGTTCGGGGTTGGCCGAGGGCTTGTCAATTTTGTTGATGGCAATTACGATGGGCACCCCAGCCACTTGTGCATGGTTGATGGCTTCTTTCGTTTGCGGCATCACATCGTCGTCGGCAGCCACCACGATGATGGCAATGTCCGTCAGCTTGGCACCGCGTGCACGCATGGCGGTAAACGCTTCGTGACCGGGTGTATCGAGGAAGGCGATTTTGTGACCGCTCTTGGTCATTACGTCGTATGCACCTACGTGCTGCGTGATACCGCCGGCCTCGGATGCTGTTACTTTGGTATTGCGGATATAATCCAGCAATGAAGTCTTACCGTGGTCAACGTGACCCATGATCGTCACGATGGGTGCGCGCGGTTGCAAGGCGTCTTCGTCCTCAATTTCCTCTTGCATATCCAACTCTTCTTCAGCAGAGGTGAATTGCACGGCATAGCCAAACTCGTCGGCAATGACGGTGATCGCCTCTGCATCGAGGCGTTGGTTGATGGATACGAACATACCCAAGCTAAGGCAAGTAGAAATGACATCGTTCACTGAAACGTTCATCATCGAAGCCAAGTCGTTGGCGGAGATGAATTCCGTTACTTTCAGTGTCTTCGATGCTTCCTGATCTTGCAGCATTTGCTGCTCTTGCGCATCGGAGTTCGCTTGACGTTTTTCTCTTCTGTATTTGGCGCCGCCTTTCTTGTTGCCACCGCCGCTCAACTTGGCCAGCGTGGCGCGGATCTGATCTTGAATTTCTTTTTCGGTAGGCTCGGCCTTTTGAACGCGCGGAGCTTGAGGGCCCCTGCCACGCTGCGGCGGTTGCTGCGGGCGTGGTCCACGCGGCGGGCCTCCACCAGGCTGTTGCTGCTGCGGGGGTGCATTGCCACCGGGTTGATCGGTAGGGATGCGCTTGCGGGGGCGTTTGCCCTTGTTGTCTTTCTGTGTATCGGAAGACGCTA carries:
- a CDS encoding glycoside hydrolase family 3 protein; this translates as MKISFRYALLAIPLAAVLGLSFATRPAYRDLNKNGKMDVYEDASKPVAARVNDLLSQMTLEEKAGMMFINGVRLNDDGSLEERPGTGMFAFAPTAPALIRDKKMNHLNIWAAPGTKALATWYNNIQKMAEESRLGIPITLASDPRHYFSNNIFAMSAETFSQWPEQLGFAAIGDEALTRKFADIARQEYLAVGIREALHPMADLATEPRWPRVSGTFGEDANLSAKMIKAYVLGFQGATLDKNGVACMTKHFSGGGPQKEGLDPHFEFQKGQVYPGNNFNYHLIPFEAAFAAKTAAIMPYYGVPTDQTSENVAFSFNKDIITKLLREKYKYDGVVCTDWGLITDAKMGNVVWPARAWGVEKLSEKERVLKVINAGVDQFGGESVPDYVVALVKEGQLSEKRVDESVRRLLRQKFELGLFDNPYVDVDKATQIVGKDEFKKAGEAAQRRAITLLKNDAKTLPLSGKKKIFVQNIDKTVAAQYGEVVDTPEAAELAIIRLKTPWVPIETENFLAKMFHHGDLDFKGKEKDDILKLLNTVPTIVDIYLDRPAVIPEISAKAKALVANYGASDAALLDVIFGKAKPEGKLPFELPSSMEAVRNQKEDVPYDSKDPLYKFGFGLSYSK
- a CDS encoding NUDIX hydrolase — its product is MGKKPAQKLSRREFFEKGHLYYLTHLSIDNVIFGFHDNQLKVLLLEWKDTRRWCLPGGFILKGEHIEEAAIRVLHQRTGLNNIYLQQFYAFGDPNRERSKHGIEPPLEVKNKSWLTERFVSIGYWALVEFSKVVPKPDEFSETCQWWDIDKVPTLILDHNNILEKALDSLRRNLNDYPVGRDLLPPKFTMPELQRMYETILDKQLDRRNFQKKMLALDILERLNERKQGGAHKAPFLYRFDQRKYEKAMKQGLRIGLQ
- the infB gene encoding translation initiation factor IF-2, producing MAEEKLIRLSQAARKLNVGHGTILDFLAKKGFEVENNPNAKLTPEQVTLLSKEFASSATEKLEASGLSIGVKHADNVVLETEKETAKKRVDDEESSIMIKNLGSKDLKAKEEPKAEKVEREKPKLEGIKVVGKIELEKKAAVEEEKPVVAKVVEPEKKVEKEAPKEVQKIEEPVAVVEPKKPVEPPVVVVPPVKEEPVAEKQPEQELIKGRADRLQGLKVVDKIQLPEKKKDAPVASSDTQKDNKGKRPRKRIPTDQPGGNAPPQQQQPGGGPPRGPRPQQPPQRGRGPQAPRVQKAEPTEKEIQDQIRATLAKLSGGGNKKGGAKYRREKRQANSDAQEQQMLQDQEASKTLKVTEFISANDLASMMNVSVNDVISTCLSLGMFVSINQRLDAEAITVIADEFGYAVQFTSAEEELDMQEEIEDEDALQPRAPIVTIMGHVDHGKTSLLDYIRNTKVTASEAGGITQHVGAYDVMTKSGHKIAFLDTPGHEAFTAMRARGAKLTDIAIIVVAADDDVMPQTKEAINHAQVAGVPIVIAINKIDKPSANPERIREGLSKINILVEEWGGKYQSSEISAKTGKGIDSLLEKVLLEAELLNLKANPNRRATGSVIEASLDKGRGYVATIMVQTGTLRVGDILLAGANYGRVKAMFDDTGKKVAEAGPSTPVVVLGLDGAPQAGEKVMVMETDREAREVATKRGQIMREQSIRTKKHITLDEIGRRLAIGNFKQLNVIVKGDVDGSVEALTDSLLKLSTQEIQVSIIHKGVGQISESDVLLASASDAIILGFQVRPSAAARRVADNEEIEIRLYSIIYDAINDVKAAMEGMLAPETEEVIVGNAEVREVFKISKIGTIAGCMVTDGSIKRSNPIRLIRDGIVVYAGKLGSLKRHKDDASEVKTGFDCGIGIDGFNDMQVGDVIESYEQREVKRTL